tttttccaaaaaGCTCGTTATATAGCTGCACCACCAGTCATAGACCTTTGCCGACGACTCGCTTTTCTCTGAGGATTTCGCCTTCGCGCGTGTGCTGTAAAAAATACCTCGGTTTCGGGCTGAATATCCTTTTCAACAGTGATTGCGTGACGGATTCGCGACTaaaaaattttgtcagttcTTCATGATTTTTACGAAGAGTTAACCGATAATCTAGCGAATAGGAAACAAGTAGACTGCATTGAACTTAAATTTCCTCACCAAAAAAGATCCAGATAGAATGAATTGCTTTTAATCAGCCAATCGTGAGACTACTGAATAGAATTATACTAAccaattcggttttcgcatgttagcgatacttatcaaggcctcagtttgtgttatccgcttcagccttcggcttcagcagataacacaaactttggccttgataattatcgctaagatgctcaacctcatccaataattgttaattgttaataTCAACACATTTGATTGCATTGTGTTAGGTGATGGTGCCAATGCAAATAACGTCTCTCAGATATACGCAAaggaatattacatggccgaaTATCTTTTCCGTAAGACGTTACAAATAGAGTTATCTATTATGCGAactaaggtaaggtaaagtctctgcttacgagccagaaggctcatcaggccggcgcttatctccggtttctgtagcatgaagcgactaggagtatttatactcccccctggatgggatgctagtccatcgcagggttacccccagcattacgccggtacccatttatacacctgggtggagagagacaccgtgagagtaaagtgtcttgcccaagaacacaacacaatgtccccggccaggccccgaacccagaccactcgatccggtgtcgagcacactaaccatgaggccatcgCGAATTACGAATGTTTAATTTCTTCCGTATTTTTCGTGCTGGTGATAGACTTTCTTTGTTCTAAGAACTTTTACTGAGATTTTGCATTCCGGCTATTAGCGCTGCGCTTAAACCAAAAATGCTCAAAATTGTATATAATGATTTGCCTTTCATTTGTTCTTGTACCAACACGGCGGCCGATGTGACGTGACGAAAAAACAAGCTTCACTGTAAGACGAATCGAGCGATCATTTTACATTGTTTAATACTGAGCATGATTTCAAACAAGCCAACTTTCGTGAAAGATGGCTCCTTAAATACAACGACTGCAAAGTCGCAAGAATAcaattataaaaaaacaaaaacaaaaacaaaaacaaaaacaaaaaaaccaaagaaacaaGCAAATTCAAGAACCTGATACTAAGAGTGATTTACCCCTAAAGAGACGCCCCGAACCAGATAAATTATGCAGTTAGTCATGCAGTCGTACTTAGTCGACAACAGTTGGTAATGTCTTAAAGTCTTAAAGTACAGTCTGTTACATCCAAAAGCGAGCAGCAAGTGACGAAAGCAATACTTCCAAACTGTAATAGTTCCATAACAAAACGCCGGTGTTTCATTTCCACATACAGTACTGAGATCATGTGTTGTAGTCAAGTCATTGTCATTGTTAGCTAGCTGCAACTTGAACAGGTCAGCAAAACATTCAATCCACCCAAAACACCTTTCCAATTGCCCTGAAATTACAAGAAGTAAACTCCTTTCTAGTTTAGAAATGCGATTTGAAATGGAAGACAAGAAAAGATTCAGATTCCTTTTGCTTGATGCAAGCTGCTGCATGCAGATTTATAAATTTAGCAAGCACTGTTCTGAACCTGGCGCTTTGGCGTAAGTACTTCTGATTGCCGGTAAACACCTGGCGTGCGTTTCTCAAaagacccgaaaacttttcgggcccgtaAAGTTTTCGGGGAGTTTTTCGGGCGTGATTTTCGGGTTGCGAAAAGTGTTTCTCAAAACACCCGAACGTAGCCCGATATTTTCGGGTAGGTTTTTTCGGGAATGACCTTCTGCGTCTGCGTGGACAGGTGGTTCGAGAATCAAGATCGAGTTGTGGGAGGGGCAAGTGGAACAGTGGCATTGATGCCctctttccattgttttttattgttcacCTGTTAAATAACTCTAGTTTGTGGTTAGTTACTGGAAATTCCATAATACAAGGTTGTCTTGAGTGTGACGGCAATCTTGAAATCGAAGTATCTTGCAACGTTGACCAGCCGTTGATACATGGTTTGAGCACATTTTTCTTGTCTTTCGAGAATTTATCTATATCACTTGCATTTGCTATTCAAACCTGATAATGTACGTCAAAAAGCACCAAGTCGTACGTTTGCGATGAGGTTTCTGTAACCTTAAAACATTTATAAatgtttagtttttttcaaCGAAAGGTTGCAGTGAGTGCGGGCAGGTAAGGTATCGAAGCGGACAGGTAGGCTAGTTTGATCTTGTTTTGTCACTTTCGTTTGTGGTCATGTTTCTTCTTTCTTGtaaaaaattaaagctaagtCATTATTGACTTTAACATGGGGTGCTaatcaagaaaaatgaaagtggattaacttaagcttaagcttacaGTGAATAAAATAGAGGCCTTTGCAGTCTCCCAACATGGATTGATTTTAACTGCGGAGTAGGCTGCTGTGCTACAAGTAAGTTCTCTgtctatattttttatttaaataagaTGTTTACCTTGCTATTAAATTGTTGATGAGAGAGTTTATTAACGCGatgaaaatcattttctttctttattggTTTGCCTTTCTTGTTCAATTGGTTTGGTGGCTCTGAATTTGGCGGGAATTTATGCGGAAGCCGCGTCACCGTTTGTTCCGGCTGAATTGTTACGTTGGTATGCTGTATTTTGGTAcaagtaaattaatttaaatcaaTCTTATTTCCTGTGATAATTATCTTGAGGTATGCTGGAGtgaattatattatattttgaaaCGTTTGTTAGTGCAATTCATGACAAGTACTTTGGAGCATTGGTATAATAGCACGTTAGTAaacaatgatttaattaagATAAGCATCAAAGATTACGTTATAGCCTTTGTTGGCCTTTGAGAAGTAGTAAGAATGGAGAAGATTATCATGCCAGTAATAGTTATCCTTCTTCCGGACTTGAAATCAGTGCTAGCAAAGTGTCTCTCAAATTCAGCTCTTGAGCAGCTAAGGCATTCATCACATTAGAAATGCTATCCTATTGTGTCTCTCCTTAATTCTGCTCCATTGTAGTAAAGGATGTCTGAGACCAAGAAAAAAAGTGCCAGATTTACGGAAGACATGAACAGAGCCCTCATTGATGGCTATACGAGAAGACAAGTCAGTGGATAAATTTATCTCTTTACATTATACTAAAAAAACTATGTTTtacttgcttttttttctttaacaaaagGTTGCAGTGAGTACATTTACAGTGAGGTTTCAATTGTTAATAATGTCGTATTGAATTACAAATTTGCTAGTTTTCAATGTACTTTATTTTAAGGTTGTTCTCAAGTCAAAATTTTCAAATGTGGTGACtaataattgcaaaaaaaatgcttgggaGGAGATCACTATGGCAGTGAATGCTGTAAACTCAGGGGAGAGGAAAACTGTTGACCAGGTGAAATGATCATACCATGCTATGCATAGATTATTATGAATTTCGAACTTATGCTTTTTTGACCACGAGATGGCTggacagaaaaaacaaaattttcccaTCTGGTTTTCCTAACCAGTATATTAATGCACAGTCATTAATTTCTTTTAGTATTCTTCCATCAACATTAATCCTACTTTGCAGGTGAAGAAACGATGGGAGGATCTGACTGCGTCAGTAAAACGAAAAGAACGTCAGGCACACCAAGGAGAAGTTAGAAGATTAAAAGTCACTGGGAATGGGAATTTACCAGATGACTCAGTAAGACAGACCTTAGTTGTGCCATTGTGATTTGTCTGTAGTAAATTAGATCAAGAACATGAAGTAAATTAATTTTTGCAGGAACTTAGTGAGGATTTGCATTGTCCAGTGGCTCCAGCTGTGAGCAGAATGTCCTCCACTGAGAGAGAAGTGGCGAATGTACTTGGTCCTCAGGCGTTTATTGGGATAAATGGAGGAACAGATACTCTGGGTAAATTGTGTATATAGTTTAATTTAAACCACACCAGTGACAATCAGTCTAGTTAGTTTATGTGATAGAGATTGCCACATGCTTCTCCTTGTAAAAAGTAGCAAGAATAAATGGATTAGGGGATAAGAGGTACATAAAAATGGTTGGTGTGTAACCACCTCCTACCCACCTAATGAAGATAATGATGATCATGATTATATGTTACCTGGGGTTCTTATAGAAGTTGCCATAGTAATAATTAATATGGATGTACAGTATGCACATATTAAACTGATAGTGTTCTCCCTTGTTTGCAGCATAACAGGTCAAAGTGGTTTTTTAAACTGGTAGATCAATCAAAGATACCTGtttaattttctcaaaaataccAAACAAAGTCTATTTCTAGGGAGTTAAAAAAAAGTTTGCAGGCAGTAAAATTTTCCAGTTACCACACGTTTGAAAAGGAGAACACTGATTAATAATTGATAATGCTTGTGTCAGGTTGTGCAACAAAagcatttatataataaccaaaatcaTTGCACGCTCTCTGGTCAATCAGCTATTtttttattgtgccagtaaagTCATGGAAAAATCGTGcatcttctgaattattatctaaaagcaatagaccacacgTTCTAGGGTTTATAGGCTTGAaaaccacttgggatgttggaagaacactcgaagaattcaTGAATCTGACTCTcctgcggctcgtgatttacgaattcttctcaTGTTGTACCAACATCCCccgtggtttatcagcctataaactatagaaacttgtggtctattgcttaatttGCCAACTACAAACAGTTACAAAAATGTTGAGTCGACACTCTAAGTGAAAAACAGCCGCCTTCCGAAATTGAAATCAATGCTAGAAAAGTGTCTTACACATAGAACACAAAGCCCCTTCCTTTCCCCTATTGAGCATGATCTTGCATTGCTAACATCatgggaggggaggggaaaatGGAAAGCGAGGTGGATTGAGATTTTCCTGTAACCTGTCTCAAGTATTTTTGCAACTGGTTGTACTTACTTGTTTTGCTGAAAGACAGTTTGCATGAAAAATTGCATAGTTTTATTAACAGCACCTTTTCTTTGTGTATAACAGAAACATTATGGAAAGAGGGCATCAATGCCACTGTTCCACTTGTCCCTCCAACAAGCCAAGAGTATGTCATTGAGGTATATTAGGACTTTGATGTAACATTCtattaaattttttgaaaaaaagaatccctctttattttcatgcaaaataCATACAAAAAGGGAACGAGAATAAAATTTAATGGTCAGAGGAACTGGGTAATTTAAATAATGAGTTAGACTTTTTCGGTTGTGGTCATGCACACTGACTTAACTTTAAAAACACTTAAACTTCTCTTTCAAATCACGCATTCTACACTATACACTAGTGTTTTCTTTGTGCTTTTTTGATGTAGAAGGAAaccagta
The Montipora capricornis isolate CH-2021 chromosome 10, ASM3666992v2, whole genome shotgun sequence genome window above contains:
- the LOC138019432 gene encoding myb/SANT-like DNA-binding domain-containing protein 4, with protein sequence MSETKKKSARFTEDMNRALIDGYTRRQVVLKSKFSNVVTNNCKKNAWEEITMAVNAVNSGERKTVDQVKKRWEDLTASVKRKERQAHQGEVRRLKVTGNGNLPDDSELSEDLHCPVAPAVSRMSSTEREVANVLGPQAFIGINGGTDTLETLWKEGINATVPLVPPTSQEYVIEVY